The following proteins come from a genomic window of Candidatus Poribacteria bacterium:
- a CDS encoding tetratricopeptide repeat protein, protein MRPKLSYYTVVWVVFLGYHLTLYQLPDAFCQETGASDITAQIRAHKAQLAADGTQIEVRLRLAKVYLQIEAYAEAVNEYQQVIAAVAPNGIPSTTATTPDSDIPAAYYGLGLAYTGLEKFEDAIAAYQGAIASAPDWAYTHAALGSAYANTHRYAEALDAYKVAVALDSDDEMIHHQIGNVYSKRGEHAAAVRHQLRAIGIAPQFAAAHYQLGLLYVHEKRWTDAISAYRTAYQNDPALVEALYNLAQAYLRAGDAAAAREQMALFEERKAALTPLHELRGALQRTQDTTERAQILANIGRFYLKDGHYEKAVSAYQKALGMDPQLVVAYNGIGVAYTMLEKYEAAITAQQKALELQPNFAKAHAGIGLAYFRQNKTRLALKHYRQAVKQDPQFLEAHLKIAIILLNQKRHAEATDTYLTIISLQPDDAEAYHNLGLCYAYQAMGKRHPHQQPDQDLTAAALKALEKAVDLSLSETGDLQPTERLPLQPSFLTETYYLIGELQASQGDFGAAEQAYLTSGLPKAYHALAQLTAKVASGNKADTKRVLETARRYAQKSIDMDPNVASYYNTLALIEFRRGDYRRAEQAIRKALELEPENRNYQQGLKQISGKLAAD, encoded by the coding sequence GTGCGACCGAAACTTTCCTATTATACAGTTGTATGGGTGGTATTCTTAGGGTACCACCTTACCCTCTATCAACTTCCAGACGCATTCTGCCAAGAAACTGGTGCCTCAGACATCACCGCACAAATTCGCGCCCATAAAGCACAACTCGCTGCAGATGGCACTCAGATTGAGGTTCGCTTGAGACTCGCTAAGGTCTACCTCCAAATTGAGGCTTATGCTGAAGCGGTTAACGAGTACCAGCAAGTCATAGCAGCTGTAGCACCAAACGGAATTCCGAGCACCACAGCAACTACACCCGATTCGGATATTCCGGCGGCTTACTACGGTTTAGGATTGGCGTATACCGGGCTTGAAAAATTTGAGGATGCTATTGCGGCATACCAGGGCGCGATTGCGTCTGCTCCCGACTGGGCATATACACACGCGGCTTTAGGGAGTGCTTACGCGAACACACACCGTTACGCCGAGGCTCTTGATGCCTACAAAGTAGCGGTTGCGTTGGATTCTGACGATGAGATGATTCATCATCAAATCGGGAACGTCTATAGTAAACGTGGGGAACACGCAGCTGCGGTCCGACATCAACTACGGGCAATTGGAATCGCACCACAGTTCGCAGCTGCACACTATCAGTTAGGACTTCTCTACGTACACGAAAAGCGGTGGACTGACGCTATCAGTGCGTATCGCACCGCGTATCAGAACGATCCAGCACTTGTTGAGGCACTCTATAATCTCGCACAAGCGTATCTCCGTGCCGGGGACGCTGCAGCGGCGCGTGAACAGATGGCACTGTTTGAGGAACGGAAAGCCGCGCTTACGCCGCTCCACGAGTTGCGCGGCGCACTGCAGCGGACACAAGACACAACCGAACGCGCGCAGATTCTCGCCAATATCGGCAGATTTTACCTCAAAGATGGGCATTATGAGAAAGCCGTCTCGGCGTACCAGAAAGCACTCGGTATGGATCCGCAACTCGTCGTTGCTTATAACGGTATCGGTGTTGCCTATACCATGCTTGAAAAATACGAGGCAGCGATCACTGCACAACAGAAGGCGTTGGAACTTCAACCGAACTTTGCAAAGGCACACGCAGGCATCGGATTGGCGTATTTCAGGCAGAATAAGACACGACTCGCCCTAAAACATTACCGACAGGCGGTTAAGCAGGACCCTCAATTTTTGGAGGCACATCTAAAAATTGCGATAATTTTGTTGAATCAGAAGCGTCATGCCGAGGCAACGGATACATACCTAACCATTATCTCACTGCAACCGGACGATGCCGAAGCGTATCACAATCTCGGTTTATGTTATGCGTATCAGGCAATGGGGAAGCGTCATCCGCATCAACAACCCGATCAGGATTTGACCGCTGCAGCACTAAAAGCCCTTGAAAAGGCTGTTGATCTCTCGTTATCCGAGACGGGTGATTTGCAACCGACGGAACGATTACCCCTTCAACCATCGTTTTTGACAGAAACCTATTATCTTATCGGTGAACTTCAGGCGAGTCAAGGCGATTTCGGTGCGGCGGAGCAGGCTTACTTAACATCGGGTTTACCGAAGGCGTATCATGCTTTAGCACAGTTAACCGCGAAGGTTGCCAGCGGAAATAAAGCGGATACCAAACGCGTGTTAGAAACGGCGCGGCGTTACGCACAAAAGTCGATTGATATGGATCCGAATGTCGCAAGCTACTACAATACACTCGCACTTATTGAATTTCGGCGTGGGGATTATCGGCGAGCCGAACAAGCGATCCGAAAGGCATTGGAACTTGAACCGGAAAATCGGAACTATCAACAAGGGTTAAAACAAATTTCTGGTAAATTGGCGGCTGACTGA
- a CDS encoding DUF1080 domain-containing protein: MMKYLFSTIVMCSLLVLVAPFAFAGEQSWSFEADAADWTPANGAWSVEDGTYKLAKGGRAEHSLVGEVGWEDYTVEAKVRLDEGNWAGVVFRAQGEMEYYVYYLNVPNNKTELWRHKEGAWDARDKIGELAGTNVTIANGEWFDMRVVVEDVSMKLWINGEDQGELKDETGAGYAAGQAGVWAWETAASFDDVKVSGDEIVGGETPVEPQGKLTTTWGRIKQRL, from the coding sequence ATGATGAAATATCTATTTTCAACTATTGTGATGTGTTCTCTCCTCGTACTCGTAGCGCCTTTTGCTTTTGCAGGCGAACAGTCTTGGTCATTTGAAGCGGATGCAGCCGATTGGACACCCGCTAACGGTGCTTGGAGTGTTGAGGACGGCACTTATAAACTTGCTAAAGGCGGTAGAGCCGAGCATTCTCTCGTCGGTGAGGTTGGATGGGAAGATTACACCGTTGAGGCGAAAGTTCGACTTGATGAAGGGAATTGGGCAGGTGTTGTCTTTCGCGCACAGGGCGAGATGGAATACTATGTCTACTATCTCAACGTCCCAAATAACAAAACTGAGCTTTGGCGGCATAAGGAAGGCGCGTGGGATGCTCGCGACAAGATCGGTGAACTTGCTGGGACTAACGTTACTATCGCGAACGGCGAATGGTTTGACATGCGGGTCGTTGTGGAAGACGTTTCGATGAAACTCTGGATTAACGGTGAGGACCAAGGCGAACTTAAGGATGAAACCGGTGCCGGGTACGCCGCTGGGCAAGCCGGTGTCTGGGCATGGGAGACCGCCGCGAGTTTTGATGATGTCAAAGTCTCTGGTGATGAGATTGTTGGCGGTGAGACACCAGTCGAACCACAGGGTAAATTAACGACGACATGGGGACGTATCAAACAACGTCTTTAG
- a CDS encoding BMP family ABC transporter substrate-binding protein: MHIRILVTVFIVCFAVIETSTAALKVGLIYDVTGRGDLSFCDAAYAGAKKAEDEWGFKLTEVTPSQSTDSELTLRRLAKLKYDLIIGVGFLFQEPMKRVANEFPDVKFALIDAVIEQPNVASLTYRAHEGTFLAGVIAALKTETKQIGFIGGMKVPLVEAFEIGFRAGIKATNPDIELTADYVGVTPQAFNDPAKAKELALTQYNRGIDIILAAAGASGLGVLEAAKAKEKSIIWVDANGNNLAPGLVLTSVIKGVEISVYETIKSVQEGNFSGGLKDYGLKEGGVEYIVDDVNRELLPDEVLKQVEAFKAKIIAGDIVVPHQRQ; encoded by the coding sequence TTGCACATAAGAATTTTAGTTACAGTTTTTATCGTTTGCTTTGCTGTGATAGAGACAAGCACGGCGGCACTGAAAGTCGGTCTCATCTACGATGTCACCGGGCGCGGTGACCTCTCATTTTGTGATGCTGCCTACGCTGGCGCGAAAAAAGCAGAAGACGAGTGGGGATTTAAACTCACAGAGGTCACCCCAAGCCAAAGCACTGATTCCGAATTGACACTCCGCAGATTAGCGAAACTGAAATACGATCTTATCATTGGTGTCGGATTCCTTTTTCAAGAACCGATGAAACGGGTCGCAAACGAATTTCCGGATGTCAAATTTGCCCTTATCGACGCGGTTATAGAACAACCCAATGTCGCATCGCTCACTTACCGCGCACACGAAGGAACATTCCTTGCCGGTGTCATCGCAGCCTTGAAAACAGAGACAAAACAGATCGGGTTTATCGGAGGCATGAAGGTACCGCTGGTCGAGGCGTTTGAAATAGGTTTCCGCGCTGGCATTAAGGCAACGAACCCTGATATTGAACTGACAGCGGATTACGTCGGTGTCACGCCGCAAGCGTTCAACGATCCAGCGAAAGCCAAAGAGCTTGCCCTGACACAATATAATCGCGGGATAGATATTATCCTCGCCGCTGCAGGCGCGAGTGGCCTCGGCGTGCTTGAAGCCGCGAAAGCCAAAGAAAAATCAATTATATGGGTTGACGCCAACGGCAACAATCTCGCCCCGGGTTTAGTGCTCACAAGCGTCATCAAAGGTGTGGAAATATCTGTTTACGAAACGATAAAGAGTGTCCAAGAAGGCAATTTCTCTGGCGGTCTCAAAGATTACGGACTCAAAGAGGGCGGTGTTGAGTATATCGTTGACGATGTGAACCGAGAACTTCTTCCAGATGAGGTTTTGAAACAGGTTGAGGCGTTCAAGGCGAAAATTATCGCGGGCGATATCGTCGTCCCGCATCAACGGCAGTAA
- a CDS encoding ABC transporter ATP-binding protein produces the protein MTHTPIIEMHGISKQFGHVQANDSVDFTLQRGEIHAIVGENGAGKSTLMKILYGLYQPQAGEIFVNGNRVNIPSPRRAMHLGLGMVQQHFTLIPVFTALQNIVLAKEPRKFGALLDYQQAEKTITALAAQLGFDVPLNAPVESLPIGTQQHTEILKVLYHGADILIMDEPTAVLAPQEVEGLFNCMRNLKSEGRSLIVITHKLDEVMAIADTVTVLRRGQSVHSCPIADTDPAILAEMMLGEPIIPTAVTREQTEETTPMVRMEGVTLSKSSELLRKHKWKKVLSNRDPGKQSLNEVNLEVFPGEIVGVAGVEGNGQTELVQVLTGLREIDSGTLTLHGEQVAHIPADRHRHGISLNDRIDDNFIVGHHKKRRFCRNGLLQRKSIQRSALNALDKYQIRVGNITYPIRTLSGGNQQKVVVARELEANPEVIIAAHPTRGLDIHAAEFVHRRLIYARNRGKAVLLVSAELDELLHLSDRIAVMYDGKIVGTVKPTETNKEELGALMLGLN, from the coding sequence ATGACACACACACCCATCATTGAGATGCACGGCATCAGCAAACAGTTTGGACATGTACAAGCAAACGACTCGGTGGACTTCACGCTCCAACGCGGCGAAATTCATGCGATCGTTGGCGAAAACGGTGCTGGTAAATCTACGTTGATGAAAATTCTCTATGGACTCTACCAACCCCAGGCAGGTGAGATCTTCGTTAATGGAAATCGCGTGAATATACCCTCACCGCGGCGTGCGATGCATCTCGGTTTGGGAATGGTGCAGCAACACTTCACGCTCATTCCGGTGTTCACAGCACTTCAGAATATCGTTCTTGCCAAAGAACCGCGCAAATTCGGTGCTCTCCTTGATTACCAGCAGGCAGAAAAAACGATTACTGCACTCGCGGCGCAGCTCGGATTTGATGTGCCACTGAACGCACCTGTTGAGTCTCTACCGATTGGTACGCAGCAGCACACCGAAATCTTGAAAGTCCTTTATCACGGCGCGGACATTCTCATCATGGACGAACCGACAGCGGTACTGGCACCGCAAGAGGTCGAAGGGCTTTTTAATTGTATGCGAAACCTCAAAAGTGAGGGGAGGAGTCTCATCGTCATCACGCATAAACTCGACGAAGTGATGGCAATCGCTGACACTGTCACAGTACTGCGACGCGGGCAATCTGTCCACAGCTGTCCTATCGCTGATACCGATCCGGCAATATTGGCAGAAATGATGCTTGGTGAACCTATCATTCCAACCGCTGTCACGCGCGAGCAGACAGAGGAGACAACGCCAATGGTGCGGATGGAAGGCGTTACGCTCTCTAAAAGTTCAGAGCTCCTAAGAAAGCATAAATGGAAAAAAGTCTTGTCAAATAGAGACCCCGGCAAACAGTCCCTCAATGAAGTCAATCTTGAAGTGTTCCCCGGTGAAATCGTCGGGGTAGCAGGCGTGGAAGGGAACGGACAGACAGAACTGGTTCAGGTCCTGACAGGTCTACGAGAGATTGATAGCGGCACACTCACATTACATGGCGAACAGGTTGCACACATACCTGCTGATAGGCACCGACACGGCATTAGTTTGAATGATCGTATTGATGATAACTTTATCGTCGGTCACCACAAAAAGAGACGGTTTTGTCGGAATGGGCTACTCCAGCGGAAATCAATTCAGCGATCTGCTTTGAACGCACTGGATAAATACCAGATTCGTGTGGGGAACATCACGTATCCGATTCGAACACTCTCTGGTGGCAATCAACAGAAAGTCGTTGTTGCGCGGGAGTTAGAGGCAAATCCTGAAGTTATTATTGCCGCGCATCCGACACGCGGCTTGGACATTCACGCGGCGGAATTTGTCCATAGGCGACTTATTTATGCCCGCAACCGTGGTAAAGCGGTTTTACTGGTGTCCGCCGAATTAGATGAATTGCTCCATCTCAGTGACAGGATCGCAGTCATGTATGATGGCAAGATTGTCGGGACTGTGAAACCTACGGAGACCAATAAAGAAGAATTAGGTGCCTTGATGCTGGGGCTAAATTAA
- a CDS encoding amidohydrolase family protein, producing MIIDSHTHAWPRWPYQPPVPDDESRGKIEQLLHEMDLHNVDKAVLICARIERNPDNNDYVAACVKRYPERLIQFADVDCSWTDTYHTDGAADRLKTAAEMYNLKGYTHYLRGDDDGSWFFSEEGERFFHTTSEMRLIASIAMGSHQHEALRKIAAEFPSIPFLCHHMGGARAGEEHPYPQLKQVLASANVPNIHIKMSGFAYVSQVSWDYPHSDTHWIVRALYEHFGPGRLCWGSDYPVVRNFMTYQHALEAFRTHCTFIPEADKAEILGGTLQRLLAEAGK from the coding sequence ATGATAATTGATTCACATACACACGCATGGCCCCGGTGGCCCTACCAACCACCCGTCCCTGATGACGAAAGCCGCGGTAAAATTGAACAACTCCTCCACGAAATGGATCTGCACAATGTTGACAAAGCAGTGCTTATCTGTGCACGCATTGAGAGAAACCCTGACAACAACGATTACGTCGCAGCATGCGTCAAACGTTATCCGGAACGGTTGATTCAATTCGCCGATGTGGATTGCTCATGGACAGACACGTATCATACAGATGGCGCAGCGGATCGGTTGAAAACGGCAGCAGAAATGTACAACCTTAAAGGCTACACGCATTACCTCAGAGGCGATGATGATGGGAGCTGGTTTTTCTCTGAAGAGGGAGAACGTTTCTTTCACACAACATCTGAAATGCGACTCATTGCGAGCATTGCCATGGGAAGCCACCAACATGAGGCACTCCGTAAAATCGCTGCAGAGTTTCCGAGTATTCCATTTCTGTGTCATCACATGGGCGGCGCGCGGGCAGGCGAAGAACACCCGTATCCCCAACTCAAGCAGGTGCTCGCCTCAGCAAATGTCCCGAATATTCATATTAAGATGTCAGGCTTTGCCTATGTCTCGCAGGTCTCGTGGGATTATCCGCATTCGGATACACACTGGATTGTGCGCGCCCTTTACGAACATTTCGGTCCCGGTCGTCTCTGTTGGGGATCCGACTATCCAGTTGTTCGCAACTTTATGACGTATCAACACGCGCTTGAGGCGTTTCGTACGCACTGTACTTTTATCCCAGAGGCAGATAAAGCGGAGATTTTAGGCGGAACGCTCCAACGTCTATTAGCAGAAGCAGGAAAATAA
- a CDS encoding carboxypeptidase-like regulatory domain-containing protein, which translates to MPRLNLALICVSYLVLSVDIAFAQNDFLQGGTIRDDSLQQGGTVRGQIVDTTVEQNPIEGVRVIIVATDGTEFTTTTDPNGDFEHAGIPAGKYLISIYKDGYDDRVRAVILGKGGHYYVPLKMTKKDTIVDFLEAPVPMYWVLILCVIIVILIFARTNR; encoded by the coding sequence ATGCCCCGTTTAAATTTAGCGTTAATCTGCGTTTCATATCTGGTCCTCTCTGTTGATATTGCCTTTGCACAAAACGACTTCCTACAGGGAGGCACAATCCGCGACGACTCCCTACAACAAGGTGGCACCGTCCGCGGACAGATTGTTGATACGACCGTGGAACAGAACCCAATTGAAGGCGTTAGAGTCATCATTGTTGCTACAGATGGCACGGAGTTTACAACCACAACAGATCCCAACGGCGATTTTGAACATGCTGGCATCCCCGCAGGTAAATACCTTATCAGTATCTACAAAGATGGATACGATGATCGAGTTAGGGCCGTTATACTTGGTAAGGGTGGACATTATTATGTTCCGCTCAAGATGACCAAAAAGGACACTATTGTTGACTTTCTCGAAGCCCCCGTCCCTATGTACTGGGTGCTGATCCTTTGTGTTATCATAGTCATTTTAATTTTCGCGCGCACAAATAGATGA
- a CDS encoding DUF1326 domain-containing protein: MKGILVLTTLALTFVAGFAFATETPTVQGEYIEARSASVYVGACHFGAEYVEGGREATAVWNIHEGNWNGVSLNDLTVVAVISAKNNLATDTQTRKSVLYVDTNTTPEQRAALKDMLTTKRADVLGEVVATQTAPITFTKNGTKYDVTVGKALALSANRYPCAGCTQPHQIWYKPLTTLQNAIVGKSEVYRYKDTHLPVMWQQSGAENNVFVGDFSM; encoded by the coding sequence ATGAAAGGTATACTTGTTTTAACAACACTCGCTTTGACCTTCGTAGCGGGGTTCGCTTTCGCGACTGAAACCCCAACAGTACAAGGCGAATACATTGAAGCCCGGTCAGCGAGTGTGTATGTCGGCGCGTGCCACTTCGGTGCCGAATATGTTGAAGGCGGGAGAGAAGCGACAGCCGTCTGGAACATCCATGAAGGGAATTGGAACGGCGTTTCACTGAACGATTTAACTGTCGTCGCTGTTATCAGTGCGAAAAACAACTTGGCAACCGACACCCAAACCCGAAAAAGTGTGTTGTATGTAGACACAAACACCACACCGGAACAGCGTGCCGCGCTCAAAGACATGCTCACAACAAAACGCGCGGACGTTTTAGGTGAAGTCGTTGCGACCCAAACCGCCCCTATCACATTTACAAAAAATGGAACCAAATACGATGTAACGGTCGGAAAAGCCCTCGCGCTCTCAGCCAACCGCTACCCGTGCGCAGGCTGCACACAACCGCATCAGATTTGGTATAAACCGCTGACAACGCTTCAGAACGCCATCGTCGGTAAATCTGAAGTCTATCGCTATAAAGACACGCACCTCCCGGTGATGTGGCAGCAAAGCGGTGCTGAGAACAACGTCTTTGTCGGCGACTTCTCGATGTAA
- a CDS encoding phytanoyl-CoA dioxygenase family protein, with protein MNTTPKEREFRLTPEERAAWDENGYFVRYDVFTEAENDLLTQVADDIALGKIPFPDHRIFQNALVRDGKVEASGIHAMHSIHQMNLYSPEFLERTRDPRLTDPVVDILGPDLLGLNSLYIWKPPKIGLGFPWHQDRWYTRPQFKTKTTVGTWTAIDAADKENGCLYVIPGSHKIGILEHVELEGSQQQEFKQAIGARDEDGVAVEIPPGSVIFFDNRILHKSTDNNTGRFRRSNIAHYISAKAERVPHKNYMRPLMWVSGKIYPTLSEGVYRDTLPITESE; from the coding sequence GTGAACACAACTCCCAAAGAACGGGAATTTAGACTGACCCCTGAAGAACGAGCCGCTTGGGACGAGAACGGCTACTTTGTCCGTTACGACGTTTTTACCGAAGCAGAAAATGACCTTTTAACGCAAGTTGCTGATGACATCGCTCTCGGAAAGATACCCTTCCCAGACCACCGTATCTTTCAGAACGCGTTAGTGAGAGACGGAAAAGTTGAAGCATCCGGTATCCACGCGATGCACAGCATCCACCAAATGAATCTTTACTCTCCTGAATTCCTTGAACGCACGCGTGATCCGCGTCTTACCGACCCTGTTGTTGACATCCTCGGTCCAGATCTCCTCGGTCTCAATAGTCTCTATATCTGGAAACCGCCGAAAATTGGCTTAGGGTTCCCATGGCATCAGGATAGGTGGTATACACGACCGCAGTTTAAAACCAAAACCACAGTCGGCACGTGGACGGCTATTGATGCCGCTGATAAAGAAAACGGGTGTCTATACGTTATACCCGGTAGCCATAAAATCGGCATCCTTGAGCATGTTGAGCTTGAAGGTTCACAACAACAGGAATTTAAGCAGGCAATCGGTGCGCGGGACGAAGATGGCGTCGCCGTTGAAATCCCACCCGGAAGTGTCATCTTTTTCGACAACCGGATCCTTCATAAAAGTACTGATAACAACACTGGACGCTTTCGACGAAGTAACATCGCACATTATATCAGTGCGAAGGCAGAACGAGTGCCACATAAGAATTATATGCGTCCGCTTATGTGGGTTAGCGGTAAAATATACCCAACCCTGTCTGAGGGTGTCTATCGTGACACTTTACCTATCACGGAATCCGAGTAA
- a CDS encoding phytanoyl-CoA dioxygenase family protein produces MNTNITSEERKFRLTPEERAAWEENGYFVRYDVFRKEENDFLAQIADDIVDGKRPFPGYHIFENALVRDGKVKAQGIYAMHNIQYVSCNCPEFLARTRDPRLTDPAVDILGPDLLGLNNLYIWKPPKIGLGFPWHQDKWYFNHQYKTGTTVATWSAIDAADKGNGCLYVIPGSHKHGVRDHKELEGSQQGEFKQAEGARDEDGVAVEVPAGAVIWFNSQVLHKSTDNHSERFRRANIAHYMNAKGEWTRPEAMNKKRPPMWIRGKIYPGMADGVQRDVIPILEE; encoded by the coding sequence GTGAACACAAATATAACATCTGAGGAACGAAAATTTAGACTCACACCTGAAGAACGAGCCGCTTGGGAGGAAAACGGCTACTTTGTCCGTTACGACGTTTTCAGAAAAGAAGAGAATGACTTTTTAGCGCAAATCGCTGATGACATTGTTGATGGAAAACGACCCTTTCCAGGTTATCATATCTTTGAAAATGCTTTAGTCAGAGACGGTAAAGTCAAAGCACAAGGCATCTACGCAATGCACAATATCCAATATGTGAGTTGTAATTGCCCAGAATTCCTTGCACGGACGCGCGATCCGCGTCTCACTGACCCCGCCGTTGACATCCTCGGTCCAGATCTCCTCGGTCTCAACAACCTCTATATTTGGAAACCGCCAAAAATCGGTTTAGGGTTCCCGTGGCATCAGGATAAATGGTATTTTAACCATCAATATAAAACAGGAACGACAGTCGCGACCTGGTCTGCTATTGATGCCGCTGATAAAGGAAATGGTTGTTTATACGTTATCCCCGGCAGCCATAAGCATGGCGTTCGGGACCATAAGGAACTTGAAGGCTCACAACAAGGAGAGTTTAAACAGGCAGAAGGTGCTCGTGATGAAGACGGCGTCGCGGTAGAAGTTCCTGCTGGCGCGGTCATCTGGTTTAATAGCCAAGTCCTCCATAAAAGCACGGATAACCACAGTGAACGTTTCAGACGTGCAAATATCGCACATTATATGAATGCTAAAGGAGAATGGACACGTCCTGAGGCTATGAATAAAAAACGTCCTCCGATGTGGATTCGGGGTAAAATCTATCCCGGCATGGCAGATGGAGTGCAACGTGACGTTATACCGATTTTAGAGGAGTAG
- a CDS encoding phytanoyl-CoA dioxygenase family protein has translation MDINITPEKRKFRLTPDERAFWNENGYFVRYDVFSKEENDFLSQVADDIALGKIPYPDRHIHQNALVRDGKVEASGIHAMHSIYQMNLYSPEFLARARDPRLTDPIVDVLGPDLLSLTILYIWKPPKIGLGFPWHQDRWYTQSMFKTPTTVGTWAAIDAADIDNGCLYVIPGSHKDEILEHVELEGSQQQEFKLALGAKDEDGVAIEVPPGSVIFFDNRLLHKSTDNTTERFRRCSVAHYLSAKAERTLYKNVKHILPVSWVRGKVYPTLSDEVHHDTLPISESE, from the coding sequence ATGGACATAAACATAACGCCTGAAAAACGCAAATTCCGCTTAACGCCTGATGAACGTGCTTTTTGGAACGAGAACGGCTACTTTGTCCGTTACGACGTTTTCAGTAAAGAAGAAAACGACTTTTTAAGTCAGGTCGCTGATGACATTGCGCTCGGAAAAATACCCTACCCAGACCGTCACATCCATCAAAATGCGTTAGTCAGGGATGGAAAAGTCGAAGCATCGGGTATCCACGCGATGCACAGTATCTATCAAATGAATCTTTATTCCCCTGAATTCCTTGCCCGGGCACGTGATCCCCGTCTCACCGACCCCATTGTTGATGTCCTCGGTCCAGATCTCCTCAGTCTCACCATTCTCTATATTTGGAAACCGCCGAAAATCGGTTTAGGGTTCCCGTGGCATCAAGATAGATGGTATACGCAATCTATGTTTAAAACCCCAACTACCGTCGGTACGTGGGCTGCCATTGATGCCGCAGATATAGATAATGGGTGTCTATACGTTATACCCGGTAGCCACAAAGACGAAATCCTTGAGCATGTTGAACTTGAAGGATCGCAACAACAGGAGTTTAAACTGGCACTTGGTGCCAAGGACGAAGATGGGGTTGCCATTGAAGTGCCACCCGGAAGTGTCATCTTTTTCGACAACCGACTCCTCCATAAAAGCACTGATAACACCACTGAGCGTTTTCGGCGGTGTAGTGTTGCACATTACTTGAGTGCAAAGGCGGAACGGACCCTGTATAAGAATGTAAAGCATATACTTCCAGTCTCGTGGGTTCGGGGTAAAGTATACCCAACGCTGTCTGATGAAGTCCACCACGACACTTTACCCATCTCAGAATCCGAATAG
- a CDS encoding phytanoyl-CoA dioxygenase family protein, with protein sequence MDTNTTTEERKFRLTPEERASWDENGYFIRYDVFTKDENDFLAQIADDIATGKRPFRTKNVHQNALVRDGKTEASGTYAMHCIHHINNYAPEFLARTRDPRLTDPVVDLIGPNILGLNNLYIWKPPKIGLGFPWHQDRWYFNRQYKTDKTVGTWTAIDAADLENGCLYVIPGSHKDGVLEHEELEGSQQNEFKSARGAKDEDGVAVEVPPGSVIFFDNRLLHKSTNNHSGRFRRCSVAHYISADSERLPYKNINHIKPVMWVRGDTYSEKMEPVYRDALPIPKEQED encoded by the coding sequence ATGGATACAAATACAACAACCGAAGAACGGAAATTTAGACTGACCCCTGAAGAACGAGCCTCTTGGGACGAAAACGGCTACTTTATCCGTTACGACGTTTTCACGAAAGACGAGAACGACTTTTTGGCGCAAATCGCTGATGACATCGCCACCGGTAAACGTCCCTTCCGTACGAAAAATGTCCACCAAAATGCGTTAGTCAGAGATGGAAAAACTGAAGCATCGGGGACCTACGCGATGCACTGTATTCATCATATAAATAATTACGCGCCTGAGTTCCTCGCACGCACACGTGATCCGCGTCTCACCGATCCCGTTGTTGACTTAATAGGTCCAAATATCCTCGGTCTCAACAATCTGTATATCTGGAAACCGCCAAAAATCGGTCTCGGTTTTCCGTGGCATCAAGATAGATGGTATTTTAATAGACAGTATAAGACGGACAAGACAGTTGGCACATGGACTGCGATTGATGCCGCAGATTTAGAGAATGGGTGTTTGTACGTTATTCCCGGTAGCCACAAGGACGGCGTTCTTGAGCATGAGGAGCTCGAAGGTTCACAACAAAACGAGTTTAAGAGCGCGCGCGGTGCCAAGGACGAAGACGGTGTCGCTGTTGAAGTGCCACCCGGAAGTGTCATCTTTTTCGACAACCGACTCCTCCATAAAAGCACCAATAACCACAGTGGACGGTTTCGTAGATGTAGTGTTGCTCATTATATCAGTGCGGATTCAGAACGTCTGCCGTATAAGAACATAAATCATATCAAACCGGTGATGTGGGTTCGGGGGGATACATACTCCGAGAAGATGGAACCCGTCTATCGGGACGCTTTGCCGATCCCCAAAGAACAGGAGGATTAA